Proteins from one Chitinophaga oryzae genomic window:
- a CDS encoding Gfo/Idh/MocA family protein, whose product MTTTKKTRREFLQQSLMAGAGLTITAMGMPASSYARILGANDRVNVGLVGFSDRARQALLPSFFSHNKELNFDLIAVSDIWNRRREEGKAFLEEKTGHKVQACVNNDELYRVKDLDAVFIASADFQHAYHTIEAVKNKCDVYSEKPFAETMDDARKALKAVKESGRIMQVGTQRRSGTSYHAAANFIKQGKFGDITMVEMTWNVNQPGRWRRPDLVKSIRESDTDWKRFLAGRPNDSWDPRKYLEYRLFWPYSSGIFGQWMTHQIDTVHWFSGLKHPRSAVANGGIYMWHDGRKNPDTLTAVFDYGPADNPEKGFQVMYSSRFHNSAGGTKEIYYSNGGTIDMSTSKITSTGGLTEKEAAEMGMHANLLTPMTLSTQEKAETSANTGGDPLTSAHVRNWMTSVRDRKQPHAPIEAAYSHSIALIMGNAAYRTGMKATFDEATQEVMVGGKVFTM is encoded by the coding sequence ATGACAACCACAAAAAAGACAAGACGGGAATTTCTGCAACAGTCCCTGATGGCAGGGGCGGGGTTAACGATCACGGCTATGGGAATGCCGGCCAGCAGTTATGCCCGTATACTGGGTGCGAACGACAGGGTGAATGTGGGGCTGGTAGGATTTTCCGACCGTGCCCGGCAGGCGTTGCTGCCTTCTTTCTTCAGCCATAACAAGGAGCTGAACTTCGACCTGATCGCGGTGTCTGACATATGGAACCGCCGCCGCGAAGAGGGCAAGGCTTTCCTGGAAGAGAAGACGGGGCATAAGGTGCAGGCCTGTGTCAACAACGATGAGCTGTACCGGGTGAAAGACCTGGACGCAGTGTTTATCGCATCGGCTGATTTTCAGCACGCCTATCATACCATCGAAGCAGTAAAAAACAAATGTGACGTATACAGTGAGAAGCCGTTTGCCGAAACGATGGACGACGCCCGCAAGGCGCTGAAGGCCGTAAAAGAGTCCGGCAGGATCATGCAGGTGGGCACACAGCGGCGCAGCGGTACGAGTTACCATGCAGCGGCCAATTTTATTAAGCAGGGAAAGTTCGGCGATATCACCATGGTGGAGATGACCTGGAATGTAAACCAGCCGGGACGCTGGCGCCGGCCGGACCTGGTAAAGAGCATCCGGGAATCTGACACGGACTGGAAGCGTTTCCTGGCCGGGCGTCCGAACGACAGCTGGGACCCGCGCAAATACCTGGAGTACCGTTTGTTCTGGCCTTATTCCTCCGGCATCTTCGGGCAGTGGATGACGCACCAGATTGACACCGTGCATTGGTTCAGCGGCCTGAAACACCCGCGCAGCGCCGTGGCCAATGGCGGCATCTATATGTGGCATGACGGCCGCAAGAACCCGGACACGCTGACCGCCGTATTTGATTATGGTCCGGCCGACAACCCGGAAAAAGGTTTCCAGGTAATGTACAGCAGCCGTTTTCATAACTCTGCCGGGGGTACGAAAGAGATCTATTATTCCAACGGCGGCACCATTGATATGTCTACCAGTAAAATTACCAGCACCGGCGGATTAACAGAAAAGGAGGCAGCGGAGATGGGAATGCACGCCAACCTGTTGACACCGATGACGCTGAGTACACAGGAAAAAGCGGAGACCAGCGCCAACACCGGCGGCGACCCGCTGACCAGCGCGCATGTGCGCAACTGGATGACCAGTGTGCGGGACCGCAAGCAGCCTCACGCGCCGATAGAAGCGGCCTATTCGCACTCTATTGCGCTGATCATGGGCAACGCCGCTTACCGTACGGGAATGAAAGCTACTTTTGATGAAGCTACCCAGGAAGTGATGGTGGGTGGTAAAGTATTTACGATGTAA
- a CDS encoding sugar phosphate isomerase/epimerase family protein — MKNTLTGLFFLCFATLLQSNAGAQSPAGKKGMPVLGIAASMDNDSLAGAAGFSCLEETVKRMLAPSVSEATFTANIQRINKARCRVQTCNVFIPGYLKLTGPAVNEAWVLGYVDTVMQRAEKAGIRLIVLGSGEARKIPEGFNRDTAKGQFIRLARKMADIAAKHNCLIAMENLNATETNFVNTIAEGCQVVTAIGHPHFRLTADIYHMLRENEPADNLLKAKGILVHCHIAEREKRSAPGVEQQDFRPYLAALRSIGYSGRIMMECRWTDPAKEYAPAVAYLEGQLNEVYHISGKK, encoded by the coding sequence ATGAAAAACACGCTGACCGGTCTATTCTTCCTTTGTTTCGCTACTTTATTGCAATCGAATGCAGGTGCACAGTCGCCTGCCGGGAAAAAGGGCATGCCTGTCCTGGGCATTGCCGCCTCCATGGATAACGACAGTCTGGCCGGTGCGGCCGGTTTCTCCTGCCTTGAAGAGACGGTTAAAAGGATGCTGGCGCCTTCCGTCAGTGAGGCGACCTTTACGGCCAATATACAACGGATCAACAAAGCCCGTTGCCGGGTACAGACCTGTAATGTTTTTATACCGGGCTACCTCAAATTAACGGGGCCGGCTGTCAATGAAGCATGGGTACTGGGGTACGTGGACACGGTAATGCAACGGGCGGAAAAGGCGGGTATCCGGTTGATCGTACTGGGCAGCGGCGAGGCGCGTAAGATTCCGGAGGGGTTTAACCGGGACACGGCGAAGGGACAGTTTATCCGGCTGGCCCGGAAAATGGCAGATATTGCAGCAAAACATAACTGCCTGATTGCCATGGAAAATTTAAATGCTACCGAAACCAACTTTGTAAACACAATAGCCGAAGGTTGCCAGGTGGTGACCGCCATCGGGCATCCGCATTTCAGGTTGACGGCCGACATTTATCACATGTTGCGGGAGAACGAACCGGCAGATAACCTGCTGAAGGCAAAAGGCATCCTGGTGCATTGTCATATTGCGGAGCGGGAGAAACGTTCCGCCCCGGGAGTGGAGCAACAGGATTTCCGTCCTTACCTGGCAGCGCTGCGCAGCATCGGCTATAGCGGGCGGATCATGATGGAGTGCCGTTGGACCGATCCTGCAAAGGAATATGCGCCGGCGGTGGCTTACCTGGAAGGGCAACTCAATGAAGTATATCATATCTCCGGAAAAAAATAA
- a CDS encoding Gfo/Idh/MocA family protein, which yields MKRYYIFLLLMLAQVCASAQALRVAVAGVSHGHSGWILGRANRNDIQLAGIYEKDTALAGKVARQYHIPPQQVYHDLGRMLDAVKPQAVLAFGSVYSHREVVEACAPRGIHVMVEKPLAANLPDALAMDSLARQYGIHLLTNYETSWYPTVAKTFQLLEDSSFAGRVRKVVIHDGHQGPQEIGCSPAFLSWLTDPVLNGGGALMDFGCYGANLMTRLMKNRMPVAVTAVTRQYKPDRYPKVDDDATIIVDYPDAQCIIQASWNWTFSRKDMEVYGDKGYIIAADKNTLVLRNREPAPAVIRQVTATDIPVYEDPFLYLAAVVKGKETPPPYGLYALPNNVLVLRILEAAKESARTGKKVLFTVQR from the coding sequence ATGAAACGATATTATATTTTTCTGTTGTTGATGCTCGCACAGGTCTGCGCTTCAGCGCAGGCCCTGCGGGTGGCCGTTGCCGGCGTATCGCATGGCCACTCCGGTTGGATACTGGGCCGTGCCAATCGCAATGATATACAACTGGCAGGCATATACGAAAAAGATACCGCCCTGGCCGGCAAGGTAGCGCGGCAGTATCATATACCGCCGCAGCAGGTGTACCATGACCTGGGCCGGATGCTGGATGCCGTGAAGCCGCAGGCCGTACTGGCCTTTGGATCGGTGTACAGTCACCGGGAAGTAGTGGAAGCCTGTGCACCGAGAGGCATCCATGTGATGGTAGAAAAGCCGCTGGCCGCCAATCTGCCCGATGCGCTGGCGATGGACTCGCTGGCGCGGCAGTATGGAATCCATCTGCTGACCAACTACGAAACCAGCTGGTACCCTACGGTGGCTAAAACCTTCCAGCTGCTGGAAGACAGCAGTTTTGCAGGCCGTGTACGGAAGGTGGTGATCCATGACGGGCACCAGGGGCCGCAGGAGATAGGATGCAGCCCCGCTTTCCTGTCGTGGCTGACCGACCCGGTGCTGAACGGTGGTGGCGCGCTGATGGACTTTGGCTGCTACGGCGCCAACCTGATGACACGGCTCATGAAAAACCGTATGCCCGTTGCCGTTACAGCCGTCACCCGCCAGTATAAGCCTGACCGTTATCCGAAGGTAGATGACGATGCCACAATTATTGTAGATTACCCTGACGCTCAGTGCATTATACAAGCTTCCTGGAACTGGACCTTTAGCCGCAAAGATATGGAGGTGTACGGAGACAAAGGGTATATCATAGCGGCAGACAAAAATACGCTGGTGCTTCGTAACCGTGAGCCAGCGCCGGCAGTAATCCGGCAAGTCACGGCAACGGATATACCGGTTTACGAAGATCCGTTCCTCTACCTGGCTGCCGTGGTGAAGGGGAAAGAAACGCCGCCGCCTTACGGCCTGTATGCGTTGCCCAATAATGTGCTGGTGCTGCGCATCCTCGAGGCCGCCAAAGAGTCGGCCCGTACGGGAAAGAAAGTGCTATTTACGGTGCAGCGGTGA
- a CDS encoding LytR/AlgR family response regulator transcription factor — translation MIRTLIIDDEPAIRKDLEWLMKRYPDFIVLGSCGSIAEARIIIPNTEPELLLLDIELADGTGFDLLQEFPDRNFRIIFITAYNEHAIKAIKFGAFDYLLKPVDEEELMATLKRLLSESAVNTRTQMDITSGHLQPKKPALQNRIVLRSSQYLQVVPFEEILYCQSDGSYTTFHLSDKRKVMVSRPIKEYEELLPESWFIRIHQSYIVNHHFIDRFLKEGILILKDGTEIPVSARKREYVRQFLMGDHN, via the coding sequence ATGATCCGTACGCTGATTATTGACGATGAACCGGCCATCCGGAAAGATCTGGAATGGCTCATGAAACGCTACCCGGATTTCATTGTACTGGGGAGCTGCGGCAGCATCGCCGAGGCACGGATCATCATCCCCAACACAGAACCGGAGCTGTTGCTACTGGACATTGAACTCGCTGACGGCACCGGATTTGACCTCTTACAGGAATTTCCCGACAGAAATTTCCGGATCATTTTCATCACCGCTTATAATGAACATGCGATCAAAGCCATCAAATTCGGGGCGTTTGACTATCTGCTGAAACCAGTGGATGAGGAGGAGCTGATGGCCACCCTCAAACGGCTGTTGTCCGAAAGTGCCGTCAACACCCGCACCCAGATGGATATCACCAGCGGGCATCTGCAGCCTAAAAAACCGGCCCTGCAGAACCGCATCGTGCTCCGCTCCTCTCAATACCTGCAGGTAGTGCCTTTCGAGGAAATCCTCTATTGCCAGAGCGACGGCAGTTATACCACCTTCCACCTGTCTGACAAAAGAAAGGTAATGGTTTCCCGGCCTATCAAGGAGTATGAGGAACTGCTGCCGGAAAGCTGGTTTATCCGCATCCATCAGTCCTACATCGTCAATCACCATTTTATAGACCGTTTTCTGAAAGAAGGCATCCTGATCCTGAAAGACGGCACAGAAATTCCTGTTTCCGCCCGTAAGCGCGAGTATGTCCGGCAGTTCCTGATGGGCGACCATAATTGA
- a CDS encoding DUF1579 domain-containing protein: MKAQYVLAAVIGCLFSVNMAHAQMDSTAAHKAWMAYMTPGPEHQLLAKTDGDWTTDMTFWKGPGAPPEKATGSCSNKMILGGRYQESRYTADMMGMPFEGLGTTAYDNARKMYLNSWIDNMGTGMMMMEGKWDPALNGIVYTGKSFDPPSQKTVELRQVIKIRDADSYTMEMYRMADGKEFKEMEITFKRK, from the coding sequence ATGAAAGCACAGTACGTGTTGGCCGCCGTTATCGGTTGCCTGTTCTCAGTTAACATGGCGCATGCCCAAATGGATTCCACCGCCGCCCACAAAGCATGGATGGCCTACATGACGCCCGGCCCCGAACATCAGCTGCTGGCCAAAACCGACGGTGACTGGACCACCGACATGACTTTCTGGAAAGGCCCCGGCGCTCCTCCGGAAAAAGCCACCGGCAGCTGTTCCAACAAAATGATCCTCGGCGGACGGTATCAGGAAAGCCGCTATACGGCAGACATGATGGGCATGCCCTTCGAAGGTCTCGGTACCACCGCTTACGACAACGCCCGTAAAATGTACCTCAACAGCTGGATCGACAATATGGGCACCGGCATGATGATGATGGAGGGCAAATGGGACCCCGCCCTCAATGGTATCGTCTATACCGGAAAGTCGTTTGACCCCCCCAGCCAGAAAACCGTCGAGCTGCGCCAGGTCATCAAAATCAGGGACGCCGATAGCTATACAATGGAAATGTACCGCATGGCCGATGGCAAAGAATTCAAGGAAATGGAAATCACCTTCAAACGGAAATAG